Below is a genomic region from Vitis riparia cultivar Riparia Gloire de Montpellier isolate 1030 chromosome 16, EGFV_Vit.rip_1.0, whole genome shotgun sequence.
ACCATATGAATGCCAAGACCGTGTTCTTGAATGGGGAATTGGAAGAGGAAAGTTATATGTAGCAACCTAAGGGTTGTGTGATTCTAAAAGAAGAGCAAAAGGTATGTAGTCTAGTAAAATCACTATTTGGGTTAAAACAAGCACCTAAACAATGACAtaacaaatttaattaatcatgTGTTGGTAACTATTagattttccatttatgaccctaataaatgtatttataacAAATTTGAGGATGACACATATGTTGTCATTTgcttgtatgttgatgatatgttgatCCTTGGAACTAGCCTGAAGGTCATTTGTAAGACTAAGAAATTCCCAGAACCTaagtttgacatgaaagacCTAAGTGAGACACATGTTATTATTATAGAAATCAAGATAAATAAAACACCTAATTAGCTTAAACTTTATCAAGAACACTATGTTGAGAAGATCTTAAAgaagtttgaacactttgaCTATAAATCAATATCAACTCCTTATGATCTTAACTtacaattgaagaaaaataaagaacttaGTGTTGCCCAAATTGAGCATGCCTAGATCATTGAGAGCTTGATGCACTTAACAAACTATACCAAACTTTACATTGCCTATTTAGTATGAAAATTGAGTGGGTACATCTAGAATCCTAATAAGGACTATTGAATTACTATTCATTGAGTACTAAGTACTTGAGAGGTATTATTGACTATGGTTTGTGCTATAGTGGGTTTCGAatgtccttgaaggatttaaacTAGAACTTTGATTTAGATGAGATAAAATCCTTTActgggtatttttttttacccttgGAGGAGGTGCATTTTCTTAGAAGTCTACCAAGTAAACTTGCATTACCTAGTCTACACTAGAGGTTGAGTTTATTACCTTAGAGAAGACAAGTTCTGAGATTGAGTAGCTTAGAAACCTCTTAGCAGATATTTCTTTATGGATGAGACCAATATCATCTATGTCTATGTGTTGCAATAACCAAGCTATCAAAGCTAAggctaagagtaaaatatttaataggaAAAATAGGCATATATGCCTAAAACACAATATTGTGCGGCAGTTTCTTGAGACAAGGATAACATCTCTAAAATTTGTATCATTAGAGCTAAATTTGCTTAGAGACTTCTATTTTATAGAGTACTACTGCACAAAGACTAGCACTCTAATTGCTCACTGTGATTGTGTTTGTGTGTTCCACCATATGGCAAGAGTAACTTATATAGCTGCCTTAGATAACAAAGATAAGTACTGCCTGGAGATTAGGGTTATTGTTGAGAGTCTTTGTTTCGTATATCTAACACTACAGTGTAGACAGTACAATGCACAGAGGATAATGTCCAATTGGACACTACATTATTATGACAGGTAAACGTTTATTCATTGCTTGATATTGAAGTTAAACATAAAATTTCAGCTCATTGCTCTTTAATGTGTTTCATTAATATACAAAGAATTATATACccaaatgaatttaataatttaatttcaaatttatttaataatattgttcATGAGATTACTGATCTGGTGAGATTGGACTGAAATGTAAAGCAATATATGACATGTGCTTAAAATGGAATGTAATAAATATGCTTCAGGTGTTTTAGCTAAGAAATCAGTGGTTTTTATTTCcgattttttaccttttaaagttttaaaattagtatAGTACTTATATTCTTCAGCTTGAAAATGAACAATGCCAATAGGTATATTATTTGAGAGAGTTACAACTAGAACATTGAATGAGCAAAAATAGTTCTATTATGTACAATTTCAATTGGGAAGTTCTCActgttaaataattttcaattttttttatcaataagcaCACTCAAATACCATAAATAGATgtatttcaaaatagaaaatccttgctttttttcttctgtttttttccAAGTTGAAAGTAAACCAAGTACaccttaaaatgtatttaacttccaaatatttaaactaaccagccagaaaatttcattttagttGACAAATAAAATGCCTCCTAGACTGAAAACTAAAGCCTACAGAAGAAATTAGATTGGATGAGAGTGGAAGATCAAAAAAAATCTTCTATAAAAAGAACTCATTAAATCTACCTCTTACTTTTCTTGTATATtgctttaaatatatatgtatatatatatttttttgtagatTTCCACATTAATTGGTTTGAAAAATCAGTGGGCAAATGCAAGCCATGAATCTATCGACTAGATTTTTAACCTGTTTTAGGGATGAAGAAAAcattatattaaagaaatctGTGGGCCAGTGTTAATCTTTGTCTGTCTCTCCCATTTGTTTTCTCTATAAAGCACAGTCTTTGCATCATCTTCTACACATACATTATTGACTCAACATCCACTGCATTGCATCTCTCTTTGAAGTTTCAAAACTTTTTGAGCATGGACGGCAAGATAAATAACTCAAACCAGTCTCTCAAGAACAAAACCTCTTTTGGTGGCTTAAATATTATGGTTGTTGACGATGATATCATATGTCTCTCAATTGTTGCAGGGATTCTTAAAACAATGAAGTATGAAGGTACGTAATCGATATTTTGTACTGCTTGGTTTTATTTGGATAATCTTCTATAATGCCTTCTGCAATTGGTGATTCAATAAGGCTTTGCATGCATGTTTATTTTTCCTGAATCATTTTTTGATATCActtctatttttcattaatgtttAGTGTAAGTTGAGGACATGGTAATGATGCTAAGTTGTGCACTCATGCATAGGCTTAGTTTGGATCAAGAAAATGTTAATCCAtctcctttttttgttttttttggtaatGGTAGATTGAAGTTTTGATTTCTTTAACTGCAGTGATCAATTTCTGGTAGTCTTTCCAAGTAAACATAGAAGCCAATGACAGTTCTCTTTGTTGCTTCTGTGTGCTTTCTCTAttgtattttctatttcttctagATTGGCCATGAAATCCTCCATTTTGGTGGATTGAAGTTTTGATTTCTTTAACTGCAGTTACCAATTTCTGGTAGTTTTTCCAAGTAAACATAGAAGCTAATGGCAGTTCTCTTTGTTGCTTCTGTGTGCTTTCTCTATTGTACTTACTATATCTTCAAGTTCCATGATTTCTCTCTTCTAGTTTTGCCATCAAATCCTCCATTTTGGTTGTCTACTGTCTGCGTTTAGTGAACTTTATGTCTAACAATTCACAAGGACACATTCGTGAGGGGAGGGTGAATCTACAAGAAATTGAATACATTCCTCATGTTTGTAAGAGAATGCATggtttatataaattgaatgatGACCGTCTTGtacctataatttttttcagtTGATCTTCAATAGAGCTTTTCAATTCTTTAGAGATGGGGAGATGCTATTAGAGTATGCATTTTATTGTCTAATTAGAAGTTTTCAGTTGCTTTGTTCatcaattttttaagttttaattgatttcAGTTGTTACCGTCAAAAACGCCCAGAACGCTTTGATCACTCTTCAACAGAGAATGAATTTTTTCCACCTTGTTATAACGGATGTACACATGCCGGAGATGGATGGATTCGAATTTCAAAAGAAAGtccaagaaaaattcaatctcccTATAGTTAGTGAGTATTGTTTTGAGCTAGAATTCTCTTTCTTCATTATTAAGCAGCATGATATGTATATTGAGTCCAAATTTtacaagcttaaacttttaggaaaattggtaattCAACATTCATATATTTGTTGCATGTGAATTCTCTCTAAATAAAAGTCCTCTTTATATATCAGGTCTACTAGCAAATAACAATCATTTTAACAATATATCTTCTCACTATATAAAATGACTTGTTATCCCTTCAATAGgagttttttatgaaagaataagacaaatttctcatcacttTGTCCAACATTAaggttatatttagtttttagaaaatttgaagggaagtgtaaagaaaagaaaaaaagaggaaaaattgaagaagagaaaaagtaaaaaaaaaaaaaaaagtttaaagttaatgaattatgctatttcaaactttttttttttacttatttaatctttctatataaagattaaataattttaattatatttgattttcttttatattctttatagtaaaaccaaatataagaaaataatttatttaacatttttttcttttcccgtTACTTtcaaagaaccaaacataacgtAATAGAAACACATGTATAAATTCCATagctctttcttttctttactgTTTTAAACCATGTTACTATCAACTCACAAACTAATAGAAAAACGCAAATTGATGAAGTATAAAACCCCTTGCCATAGAATAGAGAAAATTACCTTGCATGTCATATTCATATGAAGAAAGAATGGCTTAATACCATTTGTTTCTGATTTGCTTGTCTTTCTGTAATTCAGTGATGTCTGCCGATGACAAAGAAACTTCCATATTAAGGGGCTTAGAGGCTGGTGCTGCATTTTACATCGTGAAACCTGTAAACTATGATGATCTTAGGAACTTATGGCAATATGCTGTTAGCTCAAGGAAAGTTAAATCTGTAGTCAACCGCAAATTTAAAAGTTCTCAAGGGGCATCACTAGTTCAGAAAACATCCGTTGATGTTGATGTAGGGTCTGTAGCACCATTGAATGACGAGAAACAGAATAAGAGAGATACCAAAAATAAGGCACCAATAAAGGTTAATGAAggcaatgaaaaagaaaaagctgaGATTGTTACCACCAAGAAGACAAAAGTGATCTGGACAACTGCACTTCACAACCGGTTCTTGGAAGCTATACGAAAAATAGGCCTTGAAAGTAAGAAATCTCTTGCccattaatatatttctttgcCATAGGGGATTGAAATGGTACTTACTATAGATATCTCTAATGGTTATATTTTTACTCTTAATTATACTATGCAGGGGCTGTTCCCAAGAGGATTCTTGAGGTCATGAACGTGCCAGGATTAACTAGAGATAATGTGGCTAGCCATCTTCAGGTTTGTTTGACATATTATTGATTACTGTGAAACTACATgaaaatttactattttgcatGGTAGGATTTGATGAATACATGAGCATAACTGTTTATATGGTAACACATAACGAAAAAAGTTATGCTTTTCACAAAGCAAAGGCTGTAGGAAATTGGAATAATTATCGTTCTGCCTTTATGACATGTATAAACTTAAATCTCTTGATattgaaagaagaaagaattctacattttcaattttggagTTTCATTGCTTGAAGAAATATAATTGTACCTTCAAAAGCTTTCTTGTTCAACCTTTTTGAAGACTTCCAATCGTTTCTACTCCTTACTGATGGGATTGATGCGGCTTCTGCAGAAATACAGAATCTTTCTAAAGCGTGTAACAGAAGCAAGCAACTCCGATGGAAGTAGCACAGGAAAGAACATTATTGAAAAAACTCTCCGATCAAGCTTTGCCGCAGGGCATCCTTCATTGGTCCTTCGGACTCTCCAGCATGGGTTCCCTCAGTTTGTGGACCATCAACAAGTAGGATCATCCCTGCAACCAGGATTCCTAGAGAATATCCAGATGGCCAATGGTCTGGACCATGGCAGTGCACTTTTCCCTAATCAGCAAGCTTCAAGTAGTGACTTTATACCTCAACTTGGGTATGGACAATTCCATTCAATGAACAATCAAGATTATTTCCAGCAACAAACTCTTGGCAACATTAATCCTCTCTATCTAGCCGATGGTGCCGATATAAGTTCATATCAAACTCAAGGAAGATCAGAATTTCTCTCAAATGCCATGTCTAATAACAACTCCACTGCCATTGCTGGGTCAGGTCAAATGGGATTTGCTGATGGTGTATCAAATGGTTTTAGTGGCAGTTATGGCTTGAGAAATGGGGATAATGGGAATATGGCTCTTGCACTGGGGGGGAATCTGAACTCTGGTTGTTATCCTCAAGAAGCATATTCTTCTGCAGGGTTTGGGAGCACAAACCAACTCTCACCAAGGTTCTCTAATGTCATCCAACAGGAATATAATCCAATGCTTGGGAATGTCTCTCTCCCGAAATTCACTGAATTTGGTCTTGATGAAATTTACCTTAACCAGCTCAACAATCCATTCTATAAtgaggtactgaagctactTGCTTTCCATACTGCACAAGAGATACATCTTTGCTttattaatttccaatttgattCTCTTTCTGACATAAACTAATGCTTGATTTGTTATTTATAACTATTGATGGTTTCCTAATTTATGCCATTATTGGTTTGATATGAGAAGCAACAAGTTGGAGAAGAAGTTCAGAACCATGGCTATACCATCCACCCCAATCCTGTGCAACAGAACCCTCCTGAGAACCTACTTTCCTTCAACCAGGCATGTCAATGTTTACTTAACTGACTGATTCTCGCATGTTGAATGCTTACTTGTCTTACTGATTCTCTTTATAAATCACTTTGCATTGCGTATCTTCATATCTCTACTATTGTGTTATCCTCCTCATAAATTATTGCAAGAGCACAACAATTCTATAGAAACTTGGATGATGATATTTCAGTGGCTTGTAAGTTGTCTGgatttttaattaccaaatttaattaagcCACtggatgaaaataaattacCAATGAAGTAATGATAATTCAAATTGTAGTCTccattcttctatttttcttttttctgttcatatgtaaatatttgaaaggtATCTTAGATATATTTTTGTCCATCATTGCTGGCTTTCTTAtgatttccttttcaatttttatgaattatcCCAAACAACTACACAATTCCAAATTCTTCCAAAAGAATCATCCAATTTGTTGATATGTATGCAGAGAGAATGGGATGGAGGTATAAGCGGCTACAACTTTGGCAATGGCATGAGTCAGTTCGATAAGTATTTTCTAACCTTTGATCGGCCATGCCCTAATCAGGCAAGTCAAGTACTATTTCTTAAAGCTTCATTCTCTTTATTAATAGATGATGTTCTGCTGctttatttgtcattttttatggttaaatctTAAGGATATTGAGTATAAATGCCCGAGCACTATGTTTTCATACAAATCATTGAAGTGGCTATTGGGAAGTCATTTGACAATAGAAGGTTTGTTTGGATTGCAGAAAAAAtaagggaaaggaaaaataaactgGCTGAATAGTATGACAGATTCCTTCCTCAAACCTATATATCTTCAGCATTTTCCTTTTACTTATTCTTTTCATGATCAAATGGAGGCTAAAGGTCACTCTAGTACAGAACCTTAAATTCCTATTTAATTTGGGTGAAACCCATCTCTTGTGATGTGTAGCAACAAGGAGGTGGAGAATTCCTGGACAATGGACCCTACAATGGCTATTCGAATGTGAATCCAGCATGGAATCAGGCAAGTCATTGTTTCAAgccatttcataatttttttttttatctttgaaactTTACTCATATTGGTCTCTTGGTTTTACTTGCAGGGTGCTACTGATGATATCATGCGTTCCATATTTGGTCCTGATGGATATTAAGAAGACAATAACCTTCTGAGGATCTAAATCCAGACATCAAAACCTTCTACATCTTAGTGggacttagatttttttttttctcgctATCTTCAAAGTTACTTGGAACGTTGGACCTTGTTTTTGCAGTTCATTTAGTTTGGAGTCTTAAATATTTGGACATGAATTGTTTGTGAACTTTTATGACTTGTGTCTTGTGACTGGTGCTTTATTCTAGCAGTTTTTAGTAATAAAGTCTACTGGGAAAGCTTGACTGGGGACATGTGATAGTTGCAGGGACTTCTTGTGGTCTCAGAAGTCTGCTTTAGAGTTATAGAtccatgtgttttttttaatgtttaactCAATTTCCGCTGCTCCTGTTGCTTCAGAAGCTGGGATCTGAAATCCTAGAACTGGGATCAATGATTTACGTTATCATGCTATTAGTCAGGCCTGAACTTATTGTTGGAATCATGCAACGatttatggtgaaaattaaagaaaacgaGAAAGAAATAACATGCAGATTTAATATGGTTCAGCAAATTGCCTACATCCATAGGAACAGGAAAGAGGACTTTCACTATGAGTCCATTATGTATATCATACTTTTCAAGACCTCCCCTCACCTCCATTTTTTAGCTTACATGTAGGCCTAATAACTTAGGGAAATAGACATACAATGGTGATCTTCCCCCAAATGAGACTTAGATACCATATTGGGTATTTAAATTAGTACTATGATTCCATCAAGGTGAGAAATTTGCAAaccttttttttccaaaatgaaCCCAAATATTCATCACAAAGGATGAAAATCTCGCCAAAATTTTGGTCATTTCAACTATGTAGATATGGAAAggatatttaatatttaatggaCAATCAACTAGAGAAAATTTGgcactttttctcttttttattgttataatttcattcatgaACTTGGACTACTGATTTGATCAATATTCATGTAATATATCACTGATTTGatctattttggtaatttttgagttaaaaattataagtaaaataatctCAAATGTGAGTAAAAACCTCCAAAGATCTTGCAATATTTCGCAATATGTTGTCGTTTTCacaaaaatgattgattttatccATTTTGTCAACTTTTGAGTAAAGGGCTCAAAAGATAAGGAATTAATGAAACCTAGCCTCCATAAGGAGAGGGCAAGGGCATATATCTGTCCACCATGTTGGGTTTGGCTTGACTATTATAATATACCCATCATATTATATATCTCTACTATTGTTTTACCCCAAGgctaattttcaaaacccaaataaTCTAGTGGAAGCCTCATTTTTCCATTATCTTTACACATCATTCTGACCTCCTTTTATAGATTGTGTGGAACTTTATTAACACTcaaaaatgtattatttttatacttaaaacCTGGATTTTATAACTACCGTTGAGTGTTAATCATATCTATTTAACATGAATTTTTGTGAACCTGTTTAGAACTAAAATGTCATTCAAGTGGAATGTGCagcaaaagaaaaggaaatgatgattttttaatgaattgtaaGGAAAAAAGGTTGCGAAAGGATGATAGAGGTAAAGACAAGTGTTAAAGCATTGCCTTGAagtctaaagaaaaaaaaaacttaattaatgATCAATTGTCTTGAGGAGTATGGAAAACGATCACATATTCAAGGTTCGAAGATCAACTATCAAATAAAAGTATGTTAAAACActcattgaagaagaaaaataagaattgcAACCAAAGAAAATCACAAGGATGATTGACCATCTTCATAAAGGCTTTTAATCATCCCGCTTTGTCGTAAAGAAAGATTGATCATCCTATGCAATACAACTTAATCACGTTTGAACAAGTTGTAATTGTGATttcaattttagtttctttcatttcataAACCTTTACTAAgtacttttatttcttttaaacttttattaCATGGCATGTTAGGGTAGTTTTGGGGGCTACCATGTGTCACTTTAGTTTTCTATATATATGATTAGTTAGGGATTTGAAGTTCTTGATTGAGGGAGTTTTTAAACTCCATAATACACacaattgaattttaattagaatcttgtttttcttttattttctattattttcttagaaACCAAACATGGCCAGGAGGGGAAATTCTCCATCATATTTAGCTGATTTCATTATATTTGGAGGAGTAGTAAGTCAAATGGAGAGTCCAAAAGAGGAGTAGCAAGTGTGCCGTAaggtttattttaattcatttgtttCAAGTCTTATTAtgtaaccaaaaataaaaaaataaaaccaagaaTTCAAATCAAGAAATTGCTGTACAAAGACGCCTATAAAGTCCATATTCAAACTTATGTACTGTTTAGaattcaatcaaattaattgttttaGAAGGCCCGTTTGTGACATCTAAACttctaaatatttaataaatttattatttaaaattaataaaaataaatataaattaaaattaatgaaaataattattaattaaaattagcgAGGGTGAAAACATCAATTTggtgatttaaaattaattttaagttaatttgattaaataatcttaatacttaaaataaaaaataaataataagttttataGCAACAACTTAGAACTTAAGTAATTAAACattcaatattaaattttatcaaatacccacTTACTTTTAGATAAACACGATTCTAGATTTTATatcaaacaaaatctaaaatgaaCTTCTtctgaaaaaaaatatgtataaagcAAATAAGCCACTCAAGGGTTGCTTGTTTTTCTcgtaagatattttaaaaatattttttaccttcattatcactttttttgtaagaaaattttgtcttgataaaaaataataaaaattacttttatgaaaaagtcaattttttttttcttctttcaaccTTAAACTTTGTTATAACACTTAGACcctattctaaaataaaataaaatcatacttatttttgaaaattctaaatGATTCTTatctttaaaacaaattaatgtgctttcattttgtataattttaattagaaatgaatttggtaaaaattaccaaattgtcattaaaaaaaaaatctgaatatGACTAAAAGAGCTcctatttttctccatttttttctctagtttcataagaaaatttAGCCCTAAAATTTCACTATGAATTGTTACTCAAAATAAATTCAACCACATAAAAATCACTTAATTAAGATaagaaattaacaaaatataaatccataaaattcaaatactAGAATTAAAATTCTATTACATGCGACCACTATTTTTGCctcataattcatttaattctcGAAGAAATTagtttcaataaatttttatatattcttcattccaaatgaaaatagtaatattaaattcataaaatttatattagaaatgaatttacaattgatttttaaaagtcaCCCTCTTACTTATAGTAAGACCAAAATAAACAACCATCAAttccaatgttttttttttctaattagaattattaaaaatagttcacGCTCATTTAAATATCTATAAGGATCAATAATGCcaactaattttgaaaaataaaaaattaggattgataccaaaaattaataaactaatcttaataataaaacatatatgtaaaccaaaaatccataaaactaaaaatatactGCATAAAAGCAAgtactttaaaataatttttaacattttcttaacGTAATTATAATCTaactaccaattttttttaactaattaccTAATTAATcatcataaaatttttattacaatAACAATCCtaatattttgggatatttagGAATAtgtaaaattactattttttttcaaattattaatgtttaaattaaaatgggaaagatataataattaattttatagaaattttaacACATAAAAGAACATTCATCATCTagacataaataaaaataaatatgcataaaatagaaatactaagagtgtatttgacaatattttcacttaaatgtttttttagagAATCACTTATATCAAgtgttttttcataaaacactataagtgatttttcaatattacaagtgatttttaaaattttttaaaatatttcctaaattttaccaaacacttcAAGTATATTGACAGTGATTTTActcgaagtgtttttagtagtaatgttttttctaaaaatgtttttaaaagaattatttatcaagtgtttattcaaaaaacattataaattattttccaatattgtaagtgattttttagatttttaaaagtgtttcataaattttgttaaacattttttttttttcaaaaacacttttggGGCCAAAAATACTTCATGCAATCATTGTCAAACGGGTTctcaatttcttttcaaaaatatttttttaaattaaaagtacttcttaaaatcattattaaacacACTgacattcatatttatttaaatttaagtgaaattaaagtccatttcaattttaaaccaaaaataaaataaaaaacactttcctAATCAACCCAATAAAGTCTCAAGTTCAAAATTCACTAGCCTAAAATGCTCTATCATTATATCTCCTACTCACAAACATTAGAATCACCAAGCTACtgatactctctctctctctctctctagcaTCCAGTTTCTCTTCCAACGCTAAGTTTTTTTCATCCTGAAATCACTTAACCAATTTTATataaagtttattaaaattaaataaaataaataaataaatttaaaacatgaagtttgtttaatatatatatatatatatatacacacacgtatagcaaaaaaaaatttaatgaccAACTTCACATAATCCACCAGAAAAGGACATTTTGAATGGCCCCTTTCTTTTCAGCTTTCCTTGGAGCTAGGTTCCCACTCAGGGCGCTCAGCAGGTATGAAGGCTAGCtggatggaaagaaaaatagttctgctaatcaaaatcaatttcctaTTATATATGTCTATGTTTTGGACTAGTAccatatatataatcaattaaattatgCGTGGACTTTGGCTTAGTTCCATATATAATTAATCAGTATATGCATTAATCTTCACTAAGCTATCATCCGTTCcgaaaaaaaattagggaaaatataaaaaaataaataaataaagaaaaaattaaagtaaaaataaataaataaataaatttaaatttaataatatttttttatgctatttcaaatttatttcactcatttaaatcatttaaaaaagtataagtttcaaattaattttaataaaattaaacaaaaaaatcaaatataattaaaattagttttagacttacatattttcaaactttaaatttatttcacttatttaaataagtacaagtttctaactaaatcaaatataattaaaattagttacaaacttacatattttcaaattatttaattttttatatataaaaaaagctaaaataagttaaataaattcaaaatattatataagagtaatttatctattttaatttttttcactttttttacttttatttttcctctttattttctttgtccCTCATGTTCcatccaattttccaaaaattgattCCAAAAACCAATTTATGTcacattaaaattattattattacaatttaATATGTTTCATTTAATATACAAACAATGATAAAACAAATAGATTGAATAActtgatttataatatttaataaaatttgaaaatttgtgttGTATAATACCAAAATGTAAAGAATCTACTTCTAAATAGAAAGATTCAAAAATTTGGAAGGGTGTAGCATTTTTCCTAAATAACTCTTcaattttcaaaggaaaaaagaaatagagcCGTTGGAAAATCTTTGAACAATTTCTTTATATAAGTCTTTATTACAGACCCAAAATCTCCATTGGATTtctttgtaaaagaaaaaaaaaattgaaa
It encodes:
- the LOC117933329 gene encoding two-component response regulator ORR23-like, whose amino-acid sequence is MTTRFPRMCRSALDDLSGPEPKDDAWMTSEVQQQKAAAAIVIGGSVKKKGSHTNEDRLLRKVVTVKNAQNALITLQQRMNFFHLVITDVHMPEMDGFEFQKKVQEKFNLPIVMMSADDKETSILRGLEAGAAFYIVKPVNYDDLRNLWQYAVSSRKVKSVVNRKFKSSQGASLVQKTSVDVDVGSVAPLNDEKQNKRDTKNKAPIKVNEGNEKEKAEIVTTKKTKVIWTTALHNRFLEAIRKIGLERAVPKRILEVMNVPGLTRDNVASHLQKYRIFLKRVTEASNSDGSSTGKNIIEKTLRSSFAAGHPSLVLRTLQHGFPQFVDHQQVGSSLQPGFLENIQMANGLDHGSALFPNQQASSSDFIPQLGYGQFHSMNNQDYFQQQTLGNINPLYLADGADISSYQTQGRSEFLSNAMSNNNSTAIAGSGQMGFADGVSNGFSGSYGLRNGDNGNMALALGGNLNSGCYPQEAYSSAGFGSTNQLSPRFSNVIQQEYNPMLGNVSLPKFTEFGLDEIYLNQLNNPFYNEQQVGEEVQNHGYTIHPNPVQQNPPENLLSFNQREWDGGISGYNFGNGMSQFDKYFLTFDRPCPNQQQGGGEFLDNGPYNGYSNVNPAWNQGATDDIMRSIFGPDGY